The Mucilaginibacter sp. PAMB04168 genome contains the following window.
AACCACAAACACTTCATTACGCAGCCGCATGGCTGCGTACAGTTCTGTATTAGTAATTTCGTAAAACGATTTACAACGCTGAATATAGCTAATAGGGTTTGCCATTGATTATTTTGATGCAGATAGTATAAGCTAACTATTTCATTTAACACCGGATGCCTACAGAAATTTATCCTAAGCACCGGCATTTTAGATATAAAGCTCGTTCCCCCGCAAAGGTAATCTAATTGTGCACTTTGCGGTTCAGCGAATGCGGAAATCACCTTATAATACACGTACAGTAAATTGAAACGGTTTTTAACAATTTATAATTATACGACCACCTGTTACTACCTTGCCGCATTTAGCCCTCAATTTGTCGTTCTATCCCTTAAAAGGTTTACCGTACTTGTGTATGTTTGTGTAACACAGTTAAACTTATACCATGAGAAAATTAAAGCTACAGGTGCAAATGACGATAGATGGCTTTATAGCCGGACCAAATGGCGAAATGAACTGGATGACTCTACCCTGGACAGAAGATCTTAACAAATATGTAGGCGAGATTACGGCAACTGTTGATACTATTGTTTTGGGCAGAAAACTTGCCGAAGGCTTTATCCCCTACTGGGCTTCTGTTGCCGAAAACTCAGACGCGGCCGACTTTATTGCTGGTCAAAAGTTCACTAATACACTCAAAGTTGTTTTTACAAAAACACTCCAGCAATCAACCTGGAACAATACCGTTTTGGCAAAAGGCAACCTTACCCAGGAAATCAACCAACTAAAAGAGCAAGACGGTAATGATATTATCGCTTATGGTGGTGCAATGTTTGTATCATCGCTTATTAAAGAGGGGTTGATTGATGAGTTTAACTTATTAATTAACCCGACCGCGATTGGAAGTGGCATGGCTATTTTCAAAGATCTGGATAGCCAACAAAGCTTGAACCTGGTAGGTTCTACAGCATTTGAGTGCGGGATTGTAGCTTTCCAATACGAGTTAAAGCGCAGCTAAGTACGGCATTGACCACCTAAACGTTTTCAACGTGATGAAAGCTAATCTATTTTAAAGATCTTAAAATAGATTTGGCCCAAAATTCGCCTAAAGCTTTATCTCCTTTTTGATTGGGATGCAGGTAGTAAACACCCGAGGGGCCTTTCTGCTCTTTAAAATCGGTAAGGTAGTTTTCCTTGAAATATTGATAAGCCTTTTTATCACCCAGAAATACACGTTGCGGTCTGGCCTTTTTGTACAGGTTGGTAAGCGTATCAATTTGCTTTTGGTAAAGTAACACCCGCTCCTGCCCCGCCTTTAGATAAGAGGAATGACCATTAGCTGTACTATCGCTATACCATATCGGATAGTTGATAATAACCCTGCAATACGGATAACGGGCCATAAGGCTATCGGTGATAGTTTTAAGATTAGCACGATAGTTTGCGGGTGTAAGGGGTGCACCCAAAGGCCCTTTTATGGCGCTATCATTAGTACCCAACATAATGGAAAAAATCAGCGTTGCATTTGTATTTGCCTGAATGGTATCTGCAGCAAGCTTAACCTTTTCATAAGTGCTGCTACCTGGTAAAAAGTTAAAGGTGGTGTAGCCACTTATACCCGCGTTTGCCACTTTTACTTTACCTATGCCGCGTTGTTGTTGCAAGTACTCGCCCGCAAATCGGGGTGGCGACTGCACGCGTGGCACAGAACCAACCGTAATACTGTCTCCAATAAACACAACACTCAGGTTTTGCTCATCTTTAATAATGAACGAACAAACCACAACAAAAACGAGCAAAACTGCCCATTGAAAGCTCCGATGCATGCTATGCAATTTTTGGTAGAAGATGAACTGGTGAAGTTAAGCGTTTTGCCTGACACATTTTTGCTTTAGGCTTAATTACATACCCCTGCGCTTTTTTTCTTTGATAATCAATCCCAACTCGCGGCTCATTTGGCCGGCAATAGCCGTGTTTTCCTGCGCTCGGCGAAACAAGTACGGCATTACTGCTTTCACTGGTCCGTAGGGTACATATTTTACCACATTGTAGCCCGCATTGGCCAGGTTAAAGCTCAGGTTATCGCTCATGCCGAGCAATTGCGAAAAGTATACATGCGGATGGTTATGCGGTATATGCAGCTGGTTCAGTAAATCGGCTAGCAGACGGCAGCTATCTTCATTATGCGTACCGGCTACCAGCGCAATACGATCTATATGCTCAATGCAAAAACGTAAAGCGTCGTTATAATCGCGGTCGGCCGAAAGCTTATCGGGCTGTATGGGCGATGGATAACCCATTTCTGCGGCGCGGCGGCGTTCCTTTTCCATATAGGCGCCACGCACAATTTTAACGCCCAGCATAAACTCTTCAGTACGGGCTATATCAAAATCAGTTTTTAATGAGGCTAGCTTATCGTGCCGGTAAATTTGGTAGGTATTAAATATAATGGCTTTATCGCGGTTATACCGGCGCATCATATTCAGCGTCAGTTTATCAATCGTCTTTTGTATCCAGGTTTCCTCTGCATCAATCATAACCGGTATGCCGGCCTGATGCGCTTTTTGGCAAATGGCCTGTACCCTGTTCTGCACTTTTTGCCATTCCTCTTCCTCTGCCTGCGTTAAAGCGGTACCAGCATCCAATTTCTCGAGCAGGCCAAA
Protein-coding sequences here:
- a CDS encoding GDSL-type esterase/lipase family protein, with amino-acid sequence MHRSFQWAVLLVFVVVCSFIIKDEQNLSVVFIGDSITVGSVPRVQSPPRFAGEYLQQQRGIGKVKVANAGISGYTTFNFLPGSSTYEKVKLAADTIQANTNATLIFSIMLGTNDSAIKGPLGAPLTPANYRANLKTITDSLMARYPYCRVIINYPIWYSDSTANGHSSYLKAGQERVLLYQKQIDTLTNLYKKARPQRVFLGDKKAYQYFKENYLTDFKEQKGPSGVYYLHPNQKGDKALGEFWAKSILRSLK
- a CDS encoding dihydrofolate reductase family protein, whose protein sequence is MRKLKLQVQMTIDGFIAGPNGEMNWMTLPWTEDLNKYVGEITATVDTIVLGRKLAEGFIPYWASVAENSDAADFIAGQKFTNTLKVVFTKTLQQSTWNNTVLAKGNLTQEINQLKEQDGNDIIAYGGAMFVSSLIKEGLIDEFNLLINPTAIGSGMAIFKDLDSQQSLNLVGSTAFECGIVAFQYELKRS
- a CDS encoding proline dehydrogenase family protein, encoding MFAEPTDVPQPEKGNLSFENTEIAFKHASNADLKRAYWLFTAINNNFLVKIGPGMTNFAMNIGLPIKGIIKATIFKQFCGGETIAECNDTIKNLYSGGVGTILDYSVEGEEDEKVFDHTRDEIIRTIERATGDPAIPITVFKVTGVGRFGLLEKLDAGTALTQAEEEEWQKVQNRVQAICQKAHQAGIPVMIDAEETWIQKTIDKLTLNMMRRYNRDKAIIFNTYQIYRHDKLASLKTDFDIARTEEFMLGVKIVRGAYMEKERRRAAEMGYPSPIQPDKLSADRDYNDALRFCIEHIDRIALVAGTHNEDSCRLLADLLNQLHIPHNHPHVYFSQLLGMSDNLSFNLANAGYNVVKYVPYGPVKAVMPYLFRRAQENTAIAGQMSRELGLIIKEKKRRGM